One region of uncultured Methanolobus sp. genomic DNA includes:
- a CDS encoding response regulator: MEDTKDIKILVVEDESIIALNIKKKLKSFGYTVPALATTGEEAIKMAEITFPDLILMDVRLKGEMDGIQTAGEIRKNFDIPVVYLTAYSDDEILEKAKKTKPYGYIVKPFKANDLRSNIEMALYRHEMEKNEQETACNNDI, from the coding sequence GTGGAAGACACGAAAGATATAAAAATACTTGTCGTTGAAGACGAAAGTATCATTGCCTTAAACATAAAAAAGAAGCTGAAGAGCTTTGGGTATACCGTTCCGGCTCTTGCTACCACAGGTGAAGAGGCCATCAAAATGGCAGAGATAACTTTCCCGGATCTCATCCTTATGGATGTCAGATTAAAAGGCGAAATGGACGGAATCCAGACAGCTGGAGAGATACGTAAAAACTTTGATATCCCGGTCGTTTATCTCACTGCATATTCTGATGACGAAATCCTCGAAAAAGCAAAGAAAACAAAACCTTACGGGTATATAGTCAAGCCTTTCAAAGCCAATGACCTGCGCAGCAACATTGAAATGGCACTATACAGGCATGAAATGGAAAAAAATGAACAGGAAACAGCCTGTAACAACGACATATAA
- a CDS encoding winged helix-turn-helix domain-containing protein translates to MSNSLIDIIFNSEKRKNVLLLLVEGEKSREEIKTSLNVTSTALIPQIKKLKEHGLVIQNGDHYVLTNMGKVLVANMLPLLNAVEVFEENSHYWKNRDLSGIPEPILKRLGELGNCVIIEPDLNYLFEFPKEFTENIHKASYVMAFNAYFHPEYPALYSSLAEKGIPVSLVTTNSVHERMENDYNEEMMKFTGYDNTEFFVSDEITGLATLISTDRFLFLCFFNKQGQYDHTILMSFDSNALQWSKELFSHFKDKVQNLF, encoded by the coding sequence ATGAGCAATTCATTAATAGATATAATCTTTAATTCGGAAAAACGGAAAAATGTTCTGCTTCTCCTTGTGGAAGGAGAGAAAAGCCGTGAAGAAATAAAAACAAGTCTGAATGTAACCTCCACAGCCCTTATTCCTCAGATAAAAAAACTGAAGGAACATGGTCTTGTCATACAGAACGGAGACCATTATGTACTGACAAACATGGGAAAAGTGCTGGTGGCAAACATGCTGCCTCTTTTGAATGCTGTTGAGGTTTTTGAGGAGAACAGCCACTACTGGAAAAACAGAGATCTTAGTGGCATACCTGAACCAATCCTGAAAAGACTTGGTGAATTAGGTAACTGTGTTATCATTGAGCCTGATCTTAATTACCTGTTTGAATTTCCTAAAGAGTTCACTGAGAACATACACAAAGCCAGCTATGTTATGGCCTTTAACGCTTATTTCCATCCTGAATATCCTGCCCTTTACTCAAGTCTTGCTGAAAAAGGGATTCCCGTGTCTCTTGTTACAACGAACTCTGTCCATGAAAGAATGGAAAATGATTACAATGAAGAGATGATGAAATTCACCGGTTATGATAATACAGAATTTTTCGTATCAGACGAAATAACCGGTCTTGCAACACTGATTTCAACAGACAGATTCCTCTTCCTTTGTTTCTTCAATAAACAGGGACAATATGACCATACAATCCTTATGAGCTTTGACAGCAATGCGCTCCAGTGGAGCAAGGAATTGTTCTCTCATTTTAAAGATAAAGTTCAGAATCTTTTTTAA